In a single window of the Salmo trutta chromosome 21, fSalTru1.1, whole genome shotgun sequence genome:
- the retreg1 gene encoding reticulophagy regulator 1 isoform X2 produces the protein MSPEDRGAGMSWEIIDADQDSRSGAGLQVTDSWTSFKLFLQETSSFKQQNPGKFCLLVCSLCTFLAVLGRYIPGVLILYVLVLGVFLWPLMSAHDFGLWMKPVLHKLDFGLERFLQKIRENHEKRLLLAQADRESIEADLSSLFPKLDSTVCKEMSISDTEASDVTWTDNGTFNLSEGHTPQTENSDDLDREELFIGGLPEFPSLDNGTNGDDDDDLSIGLPTPPPQPQHSRAKGGSEPPLQGDPSTQAMEFVHKMAGDVIAAAATAVIQERLEAAIGTIIPTDPHPRSLLFPNPMTLLPLDLAEESSSDSDVEEFELLDQSELEQLEGELGLGASAAVAAKEPKKSLSSSSGFFSKLLGRH, from the exons CTGGGAGATCATTGATGCGGACCAGGACAGCAGATCTGGAGCTGGGCTACAGGTTACAGACTCCTGGACGAGCTTCAAGCTCTTTCTGCAGGAGACCTCCTCCTTCAAGCAGCAGAATCCAGGCAAG TTTTGCTTGCTGGTCTGCAGTTTGTGCACCTTTTTGGCTGTCTTAGGACGCTACATTCCAGGTGTTCTCATCTTATATGTTTTAG TGCTGGGCGTTTTCCTGTGGCCACTGATGTCAGCGCATGACTTTGGGTTGTGGATGAAGCCAGTTCTGCATAAGCTGGACTTCGGACTGGAAAGATTCCTTCAGAAAATCAGAGAGAATCATG AAAAGAGGCTCCTTCTGGCACAAGCTGACCGGGAGAGTATTGAAGCCGATCTGTCCTCCCTTTTCCCCAAG TTGGACTCCACAGTTTGTAAGGAGATGTCTATATCGGATACAGAGGCCTCTGATGTGACGTGGACAGACAACGGAACTTTTAACCTGTCTGAGGGACATACGCCCCAGACTGAGAACTCAGATG ACCTAGACAGAGAAGAACTATTCATAGGGGGCCTCCCAGAATTCCCCTCCTTGGACAACGGCACCAATGGGGACGACGATGACGACCTGAGCATCGGCctacccacccctcctccccaaccCCAGCACAGCAGAGCCAAAGGGGGGTCCGAGCCCCCCCTCCAGGGGGACCCTTCCACCCAGGCCATGGAgtttgtccacaagatggcaggcGATGTCATTGCAGCCGCCGCCACCGCTGTCATTCAGGAGAGGCTGGAGGCCGCCATCGGTACCATCATACCCACAGACCCCCACCCCAGGTCCCTGCTGTTCCCCAACCCCATGACACTGCTGCCCCTGGACCTGGCAGAGGAGTCGTCATCGGACAGCGATGTGGAGGAATTTGAGCTGCTGGACCAGTCCGAGCTGGAGCAGCTGGAAGGGGAACTGGGCCTTGGGGCGAGCGCGGCAGTGGCGGCCAAAGAGCCCAAAAAATCCTTGTCTTCTTCCAGTGGCTTCTTTTCAAAACTCCTGGGCCGCCATTGA